A genomic region of Xanthomonas campestris pv. phormiicola contains the following coding sequences:
- a CDS encoding AraC family transcriptional regulator has translation MAALVARLAVPDGDGDTAIEGLFCSHRTAPSPKTHTAQWPCFALVVQGEKCLSLGTEEYRYGVGTYLLVALDLPVVSRITQASPEQPLLGMGMAIRPDRLRDLLERIPLPAQASADCVRGVSVNTAGPELLDATLRMLKLLERPDDIAAMAPLIEQEILYRLLTGPCGPNLLRIAQEDSPSNRIAKAIAWLRQHYAEPIRIEDLARQVNMSASSLHHHFNAVTAMTPLQYQKQLRLREARRLMVVERMDVGSAGYRVGYQSPSQFSREYSRLYGRSPRHDLAEQLGLSG, from the coding sequence ATGGCCGCCCTGGTTGCCCGATTGGCCGTCCCCGACGGCGATGGCGACACGGCCATCGAGGGCCTGTTCTGTTCGCACCGTACCGCACCGTCGCCCAAGACGCATACCGCGCAATGGCCGTGCTTCGCGCTGGTGGTGCAGGGCGAGAAGTGCCTGAGCCTGGGCACGGAGGAATACCGCTACGGCGTCGGCACCTATCTGCTGGTGGCGCTGGACCTGCCGGTGGTGTCGCGGATCACCCAGGCCAGCCCGGAGCAGCCGCTGCTGGGCATGGGCATGGCGATCCGCCCGGACCGGCTGCGCGACCTGCTCGAACGCATTCCGCTGCCGGCGCAGGCCAGCGCCGATTGCGTGCGTGGCGTGTCGGTCAATACGGCCGGCCCGGAGTTGCTGGACGCGACCCTGCGCATGCTCAAGCTGCTCGAACGGCCCGACGATATCGCCGCGATGGCGCCGCTGATCGAGCAGGAAATCCTGTATCGCCTGCTGACCGGCCCGTGCGGACCGAACCTGCTGCGCATCGCGCAGGAGGACAGCCCCAGCAACCGCATCGCCAAGGCGATCGCGTGGTTGCGCCAGCACTACGCCGAACCGATACGGATCGAGGACCTGGCGCGACAGGTGAACATGAGCGCGTCTTCGCTGCACCACCATTTCAACGCGGTGACCGCGATGACCCCGCTGCAATACCAGAAGCAGCTGCGCCTGCGCGAGGCGCGGCGGCTGATGGTGGTGGAGCGGATGGACGTGGGCTCGGCCGGCTATCGCGTCGGCTATCAGAGTCCGTCGCAGTTCAGCCGCGAATACAGCCGCCTGTACGGCCGTTCGCCGCGCCACGACCTGGCCGAACAGCTCGGCCTGAGTGGCTGA